One window from the genome of Parasteatoda tepidariorum isolate YZ-2023 chromosome 8, CAS_Ptep_4.0, whole genome shotgun sequence encodes:
- the LOC107438421 gene encoding uncharacterized protein isoform X2 yields MSRFSFRNISPFSRLFKSIGVERKCFEGSYSDIKRNYRTRNITEADIPKIVEIRKTLKLHDCTPSLYSFYELDPEAIIVAEDRDGNIIGTHSMLNFANGLYISGLTYVQQDYRKSNLALEMIRKEAVRHRLENRLLTTFTFEAWAKNSDYILEFQVDTGFTIKRFISTQNLDTNLLSHDLPEDVAIHAFDEKLLELVYDYDLQVAGYERRAFLDLSFKEPNSRSLVALRKDRCVGYGGIKLTCPGAKRIGPLYADDSKIAEALMKSLLKGFDEGKGVVIVIPTPNSEAQALVSKLNMPFKDGLYQLIEKGFPQADVSKAYALFDLNGTSI; encoded by the exons ATGTCTAGATTTAGTTTTAGGAATATTTCACCGTTTAGTCGTCTATTTAAATCTATTGGAG ttgaaagaAAGTGTTTTGAGGGAAGTTATTCAGACATAAAAAGAAACTACAGAACGAGGAACATCACAGAAGCCGATATTCCTAAAATAGTCGAAATCCGAAAAACACTGAAGCTTCACGATTGCACACCCAGTCTTTATTCCTTCTATGAACTGGATCCTGAAGCGATTATTGTAGCTGAAGATCGTGATG GTAATATTATTGGAACACATTCTATGCTAAATTTCGCAAATGGATTATATATATCCGGATTGACGTATGTTCAACAAGACTACAGAAAAAGCAATCTTGCACTTGAG ATGATTCGCAAAGAAGCAGTACGACACAGACTCGAAAACAGACTGTTAACCACTTTCACCTTCGAAGCATGGGCAAAAAATtcagattatattttagaatttcaagtCGACACCGGTTTTACTATTAAGAGATTCATTTCTACACAAAACCTAGACACCAATCTTCTCTCTCACGATCTACCCGAAGACGTTGCAATCCACGCATTTGACGAAAAGCTCTTGGAACTTGTGTATGACTATGATTTGCAAGTAGCTGGTTATGAGAGACGGGCCTTTCTGGATTTGAGTTTCAAAGAACCGAACAGTAGAAGCTTGGTTGCATTGAGGAAGGATCGATGTGTTGGATATGGTGGCATCAAGTTAACCTGTCCTGGTGCTAAGAGAATCGGACCACTCTACGCAGATGATTCCAAGATTGCTGAAGCGTTGATGAAATCACTTCTTAAAGGATTTGACGAAGGAAAAGGAGTTGTCATAGTAATTCCTACTCCTAATTCAGAAGCTCAAGCATTAGTGAGCAAATTAAATATGCCATTCAAAGACGGACTTTATCAACTTATCGAAAAGGGTTTTCCACAAGCAGATGTGAGTAAAGCATACGCACTGTTTGATTTGAATGGCACATccatatga
- the LOC107438421 gene encoding uncharacterized protein isoform X1 has product MDSHKCVVRWPKWKGTMAVLSQGHSFCNAVERKCFEGSYSDIKRNYRTRNITEADIPKIVEIRKTLKLHDCTPSLYSFYELDPEAIIVAEDRDGNIIGTHSMLNFANGLYISGLTYVQQDYRKSNLALEMIRKEAVRHRLENRLLTTFTFEAWAKNSDYILEFQVDTGFTIKRFISTQNLDTNLLSHDLPEDVAIHAFDEKLLELVYDYDLQVAGYERRAFLDLSFKEPNSRSLVALRKDRCVGYGGIKLTCPGAKRIGPLYADDSKIAEALMKSLLKGFDEGKGVVIVIPTPNSEAQALVSKLNMPFKDGLYQLIEKGFPQADVSKAYALFDLNGTSI; this is encoded by the exons ATGGACAGTCACAAATGTGTTGTAAGATGGCCAAAATGGAAGGGAACGATGGCAGTTCTGAGTCAGGGCCACAGTTTCTGCAATGCAG ttgaaagaAAGTGTTTTGAGGGAAGTTATTCAGACATAAAAAGAAACTACAGAACGAGGAACATCACAGAAGCCGATATTCCTAAAATAGTCGAAATCCGAAAAACACTGAAGCTTCACGATTGCACACCCAGTCTTTATTCCTTCTATGAACTGGATCCTGAAGCGATTATTGTAGCTGAAGATCGTGATG GTAATATTATTGGAACACATTCTATGCTAAATTTCGCAAATGGATTATATATATCCGGATTGACGTATGTTCAACAAGACTACAGAAAAAGCAATCTTGCACTTGAG ATGATTCGCAAAGAAGCAGTACGACACAGACTCGAAAACAGACTGTTAACCACTTTCACCTTCGAAGCATGGGCAAAAAATtcagattatattttagaatttcaagtCGACACCGGTTTTACTATTAAGAGATTCATTTCTACACAAAACCTAGACACCAATCTTCTCTCTCACGATCTACCCGAAGACGTTGCAATCCACGCATTTGACGAAAAGCTCTTGGAACTTGTGTATGACTATGATTTGCAAGTAGCTGGTTATGAGAGACGGGCCTTTCTGGATTTGAGTTTCAAAGAACCGAACAGTAGAAGCTTGGTTGCATTGAGGAAGGATCGATGTGTTGGATATGGTGGCATCAAGTTAACCTGTCCTGGTGCTAAGAGAATCGGACCACTCTACGCAGATGATTCCAAGATTGCTGAAGCGTTGATGAAATCACTTCTTAAAGGATTTGACGAAGGAAAAGGAGTTGTCATAGTAATTCCTACTCCTAATTCAGAAGCTCAAGCATTAGTGAGCAAATTAAATATGCCATTCAAAGACGGACTTTATCAACTTATCGAAAAGGGTTTTCCACAAGCAGATGTGAGTAAAGCATACGCACTGTTTGATTTGAATGGCACATccatatga